A genomic region of Alnus glutinosa chromosome 11, dhAlnGlut1.1, whole genome shotgun sequence contains the following coding sequences:
- the LOC133882547 gene encoding glucan endo-1,3-beta-glucosidase 7-like isoform X1 encodes MATLSLFLFLSLLISAFNFAEPQSFIGVNYGQNADNLPPLAATANLLKSTTIGKVRLYGSDGAIIKALAGTGIGIVIGAANSEIPALASDPNSATAWVNSNVVPYYPASNITLITVGNEVMMTMDQGLISQLLPAMRNVQNALNSASLGGKVRVSTVHSMAVLSQSDPPSSGSFDPVFQDPLRGLLEFQKDNGSPFTVNPYPFFAYQSDPRPETLAFCLFQPNSGRVDSGNGIKYMNMFDAQVDAVRFALNGMGFKDVEIMIAETGWPYHGDNNEVGPSIENARAYNGNLIEHLRLMVGTPLMPGKSVDAYIFALYDENLKSGPASERAFGLFKPDLSMTYDVGLSKTCQPGPREAVDSQQFEKAQSSSSLSISWFPILPLIILYSLLV; translated from the exons ATGGCAACACTTTCActgtttctctttctctccctcctcATCTCCGCTTTTAACTTTGCAG AACCTCAATCTTTCATCGGTGTGAACTATGGCCAAAACGCCGACAACCTTCCACCCCTGGCGGCGACCGCGAACCTCCTCAAGTCCACGACTATTGGAAAAGTCCGGCTCTACGGCAGCGACGGTGCTATCATCAAGGCCCTCGCTGGCACCGGCATCGGAATCGTCATCGGTGCTGCCAACAGCGAGATTCCGGCGCTGGCCTCCGACCCGAACTCGGCGACTGCATGGGTGAACTCGAACGTGGTCCCCTACTACCCCGCCAGCAACATCACGCTCATCACCGTCGGCAACGAGGTCATGATGACCATGGATCAGGGCTTGATCTCTCAGCTCCTTCCAGCCATGCGGAATGTCCAAAATGCCCTCAATTCGGCCTCCCTCGGAGGCAAGGTCCGGGTCTCCACGGTCCACTCCATGGCCGTGTTGAGCCAGTCCGACCCACCCTCCTCCGGGTCGTTCGATCCGGTGTTCCAGGACCCGCTCCGAGGCTTGTTGGAGTTCCAGAAGGACAATGGCTCGCCCTTCACCGTCAATCCCTATCCTTTCTTCGCGTACCAGAGCGATCCCAGGCCCGAAACGCTCGCGTTTTGCCTGTTCCAGCCCAACTCCGGCCGTGTCGACTCGGGAAACGGAATCAAGTACATGAACATGTTTGACGCTcag GTAGATGCTGTACGATTTGCCTTGAATGGAATGGGATTTAAAGATGTTGAGATTATGATTGCTGAGACGGGCTGGCCGTACCATGGGGACAACAATGAAGTTGGACCTAGTATTGAGAATGCAAGGGCCTATAATGGGAATTTGATTGAACACCTTAGATTAATGGTTGGGACACCTCTAATGCCTGGAAAATCCGTGGATGCATATATCTTTGCCTTGTATGATGAGAATTTGAAATCTGGACCAGCCTCTGAACGTGCATTTGGGCTTTTCAAGCCTGACCTTAGCATGACTTATGATGTTGGTCTTTCAAAGACTTGCCAG CCCGGACCAAGAGAAGCCGTGGATTCCCAGCAGTTCGAGAAGGCCCAGTCCTCATCTTCACTGTCCATTTCTTGGTTTCCCATTTTGCCCCTAATCATTTTGTATTCCCTGTTGGTCTAA
- the LOC133882547 gene encoding glucan endo-1,3-beta-glucosidase 7-like isoform X2, which translates to MATLSLFLFLSLLISAFNFAEPQSFIGVNYGQNADNLPPLAATANLLKSTTIGKVRLYGSDGAIIKALAGTGIGIVIGAANSEIPALASDPNSATAWVNSNVVPYYPASNITLITVGNEVMMTMDQGLISQLLPAMRNVQNALNSASLGGKVRVSTVHSMAVLSQSDPPSSGSFDPVFQDPLRGLLEFQKDNGSPFTVNPYPFFAYQSDPRPETLAFCLFQPNSGRVDSGNGIKYMNMFDAQVDAVRFALNGMGFKDVEIMIAETGWPYHGDNNEVGPSIENARAYNGNLIEHLRLMVGTPLMPGKSVDAYIFALYDENLKSGPASERAFGLFKPDLSMTYDVGLSKTCQNLNLSSM; encoded by the exons ATGGCAACACTTTCActgtttctctttctctccctcctcATCTCCGCTTTTAACTTTGCAG AACCTCAATCTTTCATCGGTGTGAACTATGGCCAAAACGCCGACAACCTTCCACCCCTGGCGGCGACCGCGAACCTCCTCAAGTCCACGACTATTGGAAAAGTCCGGCTCTACGGCAGCGACGGTGCTATCATCAAGGCCCTCGCTGGCACCGGCATCGGAATCGTCATCGGTGCTGCCAACAGCGAGATTCCGGCGCTGGCCTCCGACCCGAACTCGGCGACTGCATGGGTGAACTCGAACGTGGTCCCCTACTACCCCGCCAGCAACATCACGCTCATCACCGTCGGCAACGAGGTCATGATGACCATGGATCAGGGCTTGATCTCTCAGCTCCTTCCAGCCATGCGGAATGTCCAAAATGCCCTCAATTCGGCCTCCCTCGGAGGCAAGGTCCGGGTCTCCACGGTCCACTCCATGGCCGTGTTGAGCCAGTCCGACCCACCCTCCTCCGGGTCGTTCGATCCGGTGTTCCAGGACCCGCTCCGAGGCTTGTTGGAGTTCCAGAAGGACAATGGCTCGCCCTTCACCGTCAATCCCTATCCTTTCTTCGCGTACCAGAGCGATCCCAGGCCCGAAACGCTCGCGTTTTGCCTGTTCCAGCCCAACTCCGGCCGTGTCGACTCGGGAAACGGAATCAAGTACATGAACATGTTTGACGCTcag GTAGATGCTGTACGATTTGCCTTGAATGGAATGGGATTTAAAGATGTTGAGATTATGATTGCTGAGACGGGCTGGCCGTACCATGGGGACAACAATGAAGTTGGACCTAGTATTGAGAATGCAAGGGCCTATAATGGGAATTTGATTGAACACCTTAGATTAATGGTTGGGACACCTCTAATGCCTGGAAAATCCGTGGATGCATATATCTTTGCCTTGTATGATGAGAATTTGAAATCTGGACCAGCCTCTGAACGTGCATTTGGGCTTTTCAAGCCTGACCTTAGCATGACTTATGATGTTGGTCTTTCAAAGACTTGCCAG AACCTCAATCTTTCATCGATGTGA